In a genomic window of Penaeus vannamei isolate JL-2024 chromosome 38, ASM4276789v1, whole genome shotgun sequence:
- the LOC113821210 gene encoding uncharacterized protein yields MPFTRDTVNGFRYQVAVNDHGRNVLVEVLKWRYRGGNLSVKEYFRTLGRPKKKFKDMFNAEQHQILDRETPYLLNVDATFRGYDLSLLFIILRNFCGLEGSDSDAWKKPASGKKLEYLINRLKKERNDIAHTKEVKQMSDAKVIKKLKWLKRLLSRIIRTAGTISKKKPHIPRALIAGIKQEFRGLLTKVREPLDPDDLSLLPQLQKELMIFRNIIKEKVKEDSREELCELYPYLWDVTLAKWLYPDLTVRPSLNFTNLIIKEDTSRSMTINAQPRTISHEDILQVRRRDNDLPEVLIISGEGGMGKTTLLKFLTETWVENPKQITGLENVSHLIYFQLRGSSISSFKDLLKNLIPNTFQESGVKLEYFEDFFLNFNVVFLLDGYDEANEESKKLITDLLRFQQSNMRFVITTRPGCLNDLIHIAEQRKKVMNIEIKGIRRADRLYFVEKTLSEIEHDPVRRNALRDNIIANLETLYMDMDELDVPLTITLVIIREFKDPSQRSTDIYEDLTVLMMGKITERLAVQGIADAENKVKDYFSTLRKVSLRGLKRKEHDLWPETVTELKAKCDSLNVPYIDMLSGFFSSKRTRKDLTFEQTWSFPHNKFQEHWAAGYIVTQFSTWKLRNVQELSQKEVECLADHPYLKVFFEDSEEARQFFSEDGNAEDMFIDLMCKVVNLVLKSQKPLIKHYLPALTSLVLYSKCSRPVKGRRCNTECRLMRATGNLTNMLEVCNAGLQDIDGIDVFGSFYKEIVAATSHLRPQHVVRAVEDDSDDYHTCEVESSFHQLVKRNVELVTKEKLKDETVPQLIDFAQDAFASIKKIMNPETTSEGIQQFASGLPKLIDAFK; encoded by the coding sequence ATGCCGTTCACCAGGGACACAGTCAACGGATTCCGGTACCAGGTGGCGGTGAACGACCACGGTCGGAACGTACTGGTTGAGGTTTTGAAATGGAGATACAGAGGAGGAAACCTAAGTGTCAAAGAGTACTTTAGGACACTGGGGCGTCCGAAAAAGAAATTCAAAGACATGTTTAATGCGGAACAACATCAGATACTAGATAGAGAAACTCCCTATCTACTAAACGTCGATGCAACTTTCAGGGGATAtgacctttctctcctttttatcattcttcggAACTTTTGTGGGCTGGAGGGTTCGGACTCCGATGCATGGAAGAAGCCTGCCTCAGGAAAAAAGCTGGAATACCTTATAAATCGGCTAAAAAAGGAGCGTAACGATATTGCACACACAAAGGAGGTCAAACAAATGTCTGATGCAAAGGTTATAAAGAAGCTGAAATGGCTGAAACGCCTGCTGTCTAGAATCATCAGAACTGCCGGCACCATTTCGAAGAAGAAACCTCACATCCCGCGTGCTCTGATCGCGGGGATCAAGCAGGAGTTTCGGGGTCTGTTAACAAAGGTGCGGGAGCCATTAGACCCTGATGACCTCTCCTTGCTCCCACAACTACAGAAAGAGCTGATGATTTTTCGTAACATTATCAAAGAGAAGGTCAAAGAGGACAGTCGTGAAGAACTGTGTGAGCTCTACCCTTACCTATGGGACGTTACCCTTGCGAAATGGCTATATCCAGACCTAACAGTGCGCCCAAGCCTCAATTTTACCAACTTGATAATCAAAGAAGACACATCACGGTCCATGACCATCAACGCACAGCCTCGAACCATATCGCATGAGGACATTCTTCAGGTGAGGCGTAGAGATAACGACCTGCCCGAAGTGCTGATTATATCAGGTGAAGGAGGTATGGGGAAAACCACTCTCCTCAAATTCTTGACTGAGACCTGGGTGGAGAACCCAAAGCAAATCACAGGACTTGAAAACGTTTCACATCTAATTTACTTCCAGCTTCGAGGCTCAAGCATCAGCAGCTTCAAGGACCTACTAAAGAATTTGATTCCAAACACCTTTCAGGAATCCGGAGTTAAGTTGGAGTACTTTGAAGACTTCTTCTTGAATTTCAATGTAGTCTTCCTTCTGGATGGCTATGACGAAGCAAACGAAGAGTCAAAGAAACTCATCACTGACCTATTAAGGTTTCAACAAAGCAATATGCGCTTTGTGATAACTACCAGGCCAGGCTGCTTGAACGATCTGATTCATATTGCAGAGCAAAGAAAGAAGGTAATGAACATTGAAATCAAGGGAATACGAAGGGCAGACCGTCTGTACTTTGTTGAAAAAACATTGTCAGAAATTGAACATGACCCAGTCCGCAGAAATGCACTGAGGGACAATATCATTGCAAACCTAGAAAccctatatatggatatggatgaaCTGGACGTCCCTCTGACGATAACACTCGTGATTATTCGTGAGTTTAAAGACCCTTCCCAACGCTCTACAGATATTTATGAGGATTTGACAGTCCTCATGATGGGCAAGATCACAGAGAGGTTGGCAGTGCAAGGGATTGCTGATGCTGAAAACAAGGTCAAAGACTATTTCAGTACCTTGAGGAAAGTGTCCCTTCGTGGTCTGAAAAGAAAGGAACATGACCTTTGGCCAGAAACAGTGACGGAACTGAAAGCAAAGTGTGACAGTCTTAATGtgccatatatagatatgttatctGGATTTTTCAGTTCAAAGAGAACCAGGAAGGATCTAACATTTGAACAAACTTGGTCCTTCCCACACAATAAGTTCCAAGAACATTGGGCAGCTGGATATATTGTCACACAGTTTTCAACTTGGAAATTAAGAAATGTTCAAGAACTATCTCAGAAAGAGGTTGAATGTCTGGCAGACCATCCTTACTTGAAAGTGTTCTTCGAAGACTCAGAAGAAGCAAGACAATTTTTTAGTGAAGATGGAAATGCTGAAGATATGTTCATAGATCTAATGTGCAAAGTAGTCAATTTGGTGTTGAAGAGTCAAAAACCACTGATTAAGCATTACCTCCCAGCGCTCACTAGCCTTGTTCTATACAGTAAATGTTCTCGTCCAGTAAAAGGAAGGAGATGTAACACAGAGTGCCGGCTGATGCGAGCAACAGGGAATTTAACAAATATGTTAGAGGTATGCAATGCTGGATTGCAAGATATTGATGGCATTGACGTATTTGGAAGCTTCTATAAAGAAATTGTAGCTGCGACTAGCCATCTTCGGCCTCAACATGTCGTTAGGGCGGTTGAAGACGATTCCGACGATTACCATACTTGTGAGGTGGAATCCAGCTTTCACCAACTGGTCAAGCGAAATGTCGAACTCGTGACGAAAGAGAAACTCAAGGATGAAACGGTCCCACAACTGATAGATTTTGCACAAGATGCCTTCGCTTCCATCAAGAAGATAATGAATCCAGAAACGACATCAGAAGGAATCCAGCAATTTGCATCTGGGTTACCGAAATTAATTGATGCATTCAAATAG